In one Bradyrhizobium sp. 4 genomic region, the following are encoded:
- a CDS encoding DUF177 domain-containing protein, whose translation MSRPITASGPDPWQVPVIVAQIPDTGLHRKLEASAAERQAMAETAGLREVVSVRADFDVVPKSGNQIQVTGHVRARIGQTCVVTLDPMESEIDEEVDLIFAPEAEVRRLAELMEEVHDDQEQVADPPEAIVNGIIDLGRLATDALFLAVDPYPRKPGVVFEPDVTAPDPEDHPFAVLKALQDKKKDQ comes from the coding sequence ATGAGCCGACCGATTACCGCATCCGGGCCCGATCCCTGGCAGGTGCCCGTCATCGTTGCACAGATCCCGGACACCGGCCTGCATCGCAAGCTCGAGGCCTCGGCCGCCGAGCGGCAGGCCATGGCTGAGACGGCAGGCTTGCGCGAGGTTGTTTCGGTCCGGGCTGATTTCGATGTCGTGCCGAAAAGCGGCAACCAGATCCAGGTCACGGGGCACGTCCGCGCCCGGATCGGCCAGACCTGTGTGGTCACGCTTGACCCGATGGAGAGCGAGATCGACGAGGAGGTGGACCTGATATTTGCCCCCGAGGCCGAAGTCCGCCGCCTGGCCGAGCTGATGGAGGAGGTGCACGACGATCAGGAGCAGGTCGCCGACCCCCCGGAGGCGATCGTCAATGGCATCATCGACCTCGGCCGGCTCGCCACCGACGCCCTATTCCTGGCGGTGGATCCCTATCCGCGGAAGCCGGGGGTGGTGTTTGAGCCCGACGTCACCGCCCCCGATCCGGAGGATCATCCCTTTGCGGTGCTGAAGGCGCTCCAGGACAAAAAGAAAGACCAATAG
- a CDS encoding ubiquinol-cytochrome C chaperone family protein — MLWPFNHFRKPRLASPGTIEAIYGMIVTQAREPIFYRDLGVPDTVNGRFDLLLLHLWLLLRRLRTVQGATELSQALFDRFCEDMDDNLREMGIGDQTVPKRMRAFGEAFYGRVQAYDQAMESGGEALASAICKNILNGAGMDQAQRLAAYARAAETDLARTGETALLAASFKFPPALPEDVTP; from the coding sequence ATGCTTTGGCCGTTCAATCACTTCAGGAAACCCCGCCTAGCCTCGCCGGGCACCATTGAAGCCATCTATGGCATGATCGTGACGCAGGCGCGAGAACCCATATTTTACCGAGACTTGGGCGTGCCGGATACCGTTAACGGGCGTTTCGATCTGTTGCTGCTGCACCTCTGGCTGCTGCTGCGCCGTCTGCGCACGGTTCAGGGCGCCACCGAGCTGTCGCAGGCGCTGTTCGACCGCTTCTGCGAGGATATGGACGACAATCTGCGCGAGATGGGGATAGGCGACCAGACCGTGCCGAAGCGGATGCGGGCCTTCGGCGAGGCGTTTTACGGCCGGGTCCAGGCCTACGATCAGGCCATGGAAAGCGGCGGCGAGGCGCTGGCGTCGGCGATCTGCAAGAATATCTTGAATGGGGCCGGCATGGACCAGGCGCAGCGGCTCGCGGCCTATGCCAGGGCTGCCGAGACCGACCTCGCCCGGACCGGCGAGACCGCATTGTTGGCCGCGTCTTTCAAGTTTCCCCCAGCGCTCCCTGAGGATGTCACGCCATGA
- a CDS encoding outer membrane protein assembly factor BamE, translated as MTITNQTSLRADKRRGLQARWRGLRLFAAAALVGAALAGCTGEQFQKGYILPPNALEQIPIGASQDQVLIVMGTPSTVATLDGEVFYYISQRSERMVAFMNQKVVDQRVIAVYFDKNRRVRRLANYGLQDGKIFDFISRTTPTSGQEMSYLTPIFKLLSFN; from the coding sequence ATGACGATAACGAACCAGACCAGCCTGCGTGCAGACAAGCGGCGCGGCCTTCAAGCACGTTGGCGCGGCTTGCGCCTGTTCGCGGCCGCGGCCCTGGTTGGGGCTGCGCTTGCGGGCTGTACCGGCGAGCAGTTCCAGAAGGGTTACATCCTGCCGCCCAACGCGCTGGAGCAGATCCCGATTGGCGCGAGCCAGGATCAGGTGCTGATCGTGATGGGCACCCCCTCCACCGTCGCAACCCTCGACGGCGAGGTGTTCTATTACATCTCGCAGCGCTCGGAGCGTATGGTCGCCTTCATGAATCAGAAGGTGGTCGATCAGCGCGTCATCGCGGTCTATTTCGACAAGAACCGGCGCGTGCGCCGACTTGCGAATTACGGCCTGCAGGACGGCAAGATCTTCGACTTCATCAGCCGCACCACGCCCACGTCGGGCCAGGAGATGAGCTACCTCACGCCGATCTTCAAGCTGCTCAGCTTTAACTGA
- a CDS encoding tripartite tricarboxylate transporter substrate binding protein, protein MPKQLLSRRRVLTGAAALSAAAILPRSSLADWKPTENVRLVVPAAAGGSTDVMGRLLAAHLQTAWGQSAVVENRSGGGGTIGTAEVVRAKPDGHTILIGNPGPNAIAYSIFKNLTYKPDQLQPVSNMIRIPNIVSAHPKTGIKSIAELVAYLKANPDKLSYASSGVGQSPHLTGAWFLQLTGLKMTHIPFRGAGPALQAALAGDIQILFDNLYPSLPQVQNGTLTGLCVTTTERSDLAPNLPTMRESAPELAAFDVSSWFSVFLPKGVQPAIVEALNLQVKAMLERDDIKKNIVAMGARADYGTPDQFAAFVDAETKKFAGIIQKEGLQMDVQ, encoded by the coding sequence GTGCCCAAACAATTGCTGTCCCGCCGTCGCGTGCTCACCGGTGCTGCCGCCCTCTCGGCCGCAGCGATCCTGCCGCGATCGAGCCTGGCGGACTGGAAACCCACCGAAAACGTCCGCCTCGTCGTGCCGGCTGCCGCCGGCGGCTCGACCGACGTGATGGGTCGGCTCCTTGCCGCGCATCTGCAGACGGCCTGGGGCCAATCGGCCGTGGTGGAAAACCGTTCCGGCGGCGGCGGCACGATCGGCACGGCCGAGGTGGTCCGCGCCAAGCCGGACGGCCACACCATCCTGATCGGCAATCCCGGTCCGAACGCGATCGCCTACAGCATCTTCAAGAACCTCACCTACAAGCCGGACCAGCTCCAGCCGGTCTCCAACATGATCCGGATCCCGAACATCGTCTCGGCTCATCCCAAGACCGGCATCAAGTCGATCGCCGAGCTGGTCGCCTATCTCAAGGCCAATCCGGACAAGCTCAGCTACGCCTCCTCCGGCGTCGGCCAGAGCCCTCACCTCACAGGCGCCTGGTTCCTGCAGCTCACCGGCCTGAAGATGACGCATATCCCGTTCCGCGGCGCCGGTCCCGCGCTCCAGGCGGCGCTCGCCGGCGACATCCAGATCCTGTTCGACAATCTCTATCCGAGCCTGCCGCAGGTGCAGAACGGCACCCTCACCGGCCTCTGCGTCACCACGACCGAGCGTAGCGACCTTGCGCCGAACCTGCCAACCATGCGCGAGAGCGCGCCGGAGCTTGCGGCTTTCGACGTCTCGTCGTGGTTCTCGGTGTTCCTGCCGAAGGGTGTGCAGCCCGCCATTGTCGAAGCGCTCAACCTTCAAGTGAAGGCGATGCTCGAGCGCGACGACATCAAGAAGAACATCGTGGCCATGGGCGCCCGCGCCGACTACGGCACGCCCGACCAGTTTGCCGCCTTCGTGGACGCCGAGACCAAGAAGTTCGCCGGCATCATCCAGAAGGAAGGGCTGCAGATGGACGTGCAGTAG